Proteins found in one Paenibacillus sp. FSL R10-2782 genomic segment:
- a CDS encoding iron chelate uptake ABC transporter family permease subunit → MTSLATLLTDPNMQWILLGCILLGLSSGVIGSFMYLRKQSLMGDALAHAALPGVCVAFMITGTKSVFGFMIGAAIAGIVATFAISALTRYSRIKNDSAIAAVLSVFFGFGIMLLTEIQHSGAGNQSGLDKFLFGQAAAMVLSDVYTMATISVVLIGVCILFFKEFKLLSFDPGFARGLGFPAGLLDKLLMLLIVIAVVAGIQAVGVIMMAALLITPAVSARYWTEKLGIMVCLSGLFGAIAGFGGTVISSLGQNLPTGPLCVLCATVVFGVSLVFAPQRGLISKAIVRLNAKKNLELAAATQPGMERAL, encoded by the coding sequence ATGACAAGCTTGGCTACGCTTTTGACCGATCCGAATATGCAGTGGATTTTGCTGGGCTGCATCTTGCTCGGTTTAAGCAGCGGCGTGATTGGCAGCTTTATGTATTTGCGCAAGCAGTCGCTTATGGGGGATGCTTTGGCACATGCGGCTTTGCCGGGGGTATGTGTAGCGTTTATGATAACGGGCACAAAATCCGTGTTTGGATTTATGATCGGGGCCGCCATTGCAGGCATTGTTGCGACCTTTGCCATCAGTGCGCTGACGCGGTACTCACGAATCAAAAACGATTCGGCAATTGCAGCCGTGCTGTCTGTATTTTTCGGCTTTGGCATTATGCTCTTGACGGAAATCCAGCACAGTGGGGCGGGGAATCAGAGCGGATTGGATAAGTTCCTGTTTGGTCAGGCAGCGGCGATGGTATTATCTGATGTCTACACGATGGCGACTATTTCGGTGGTGCTGATCGGGGTCTGTATACTGTTCTTCAAGGAATTTAAGCTGCTTAGCTTTGATCCCGGCTTTGCCCGTGGACTTGGTTTTCCCGCAGGTTTGCTGGATAAGCTGTTGATGCTGCTGATTGTTATTGCGGTGGTTGCCGGTATTCAGGCGGTGGGTGTCATCATGATGGCGGCCTTGTTGATTACACCCGCAGTGTCTGCAAGATACTGGACGGAGAAGCTGGGGATCATGGTGTGTCTGTCGGGCTTGTTTGGGGCTATAGCGGGCTTCGGTGGAACGGTCATTAGTTCTCTGGGACAAAATCTGCCCACAGGGCCGTTGTGTGTGCTGTGTGCGACTGTCGTGTTCGGGGTGAGTCTGGTTTTTGCACCACAGCGTGGATTGATTTCCAAGGCTATCGTTCGGTTGAACGCCAAAAAGAATCTGGAGCTGGCAGCTGCAACACAGCCAGGAATGGAGCGTGCCCTGTGA
- a CDS encoding metal ABC transporter permease yields the protein MSTFYVILTGMLVAGGCSIVGCFLVLRKMAMIGDAISHAVLPGIVIAFLISGSRDSVWMMFGAAVLGLLTVYLIQLFQQSGLQSDAAIGVVFTTLFAIGVLLVSVFASNVHLDMDHVLYGEIAYVPWNTLEIAGVDVGPRALWITGAMFLINLLVVGVFFKQFKITSFDPALAASLGIPVVFFHYLLMSLVSLTTVASFESVGAILVVGMLVVPPLTAYLLTEKLSRMIVYSVGLGAISSVAGFYIASVLDASIAACMLCVSGLLLLLAFLFSPFHGVVWQKLFQQRGLVREDSK from the coding sequence GTGAGTACATTTTATGTGATCTTGACTGGAATGTTAGTGGCAGGGGGATGCAGCATTGTCGGCTGTTTTCTCGTGCTACGAAAAATGGCCATGATTGGTGATGCCATCAGCCATGCCGTGTTGCCGGGGATTGTCATTGCCTTTTTGATCAGCGGGTCCAGGGATTCGGTGTGGATGATGTTTGGTGCAGCGGTATTGGGACTCCTGACGGTGTATCTGATTCAGCTGTTCCAACAAAGTGGTCTGCAAAGTGACGCCGCCATTGGTGTGGTGTTTACGACACTGTTTGCCATAGGTGTTCTGCTGGTTAGTGTGTTTGCTTCCAATGTCCATCTGGATATGGATCACGTGCTATATGGTGAGATTGCATATGTGCCATGGAATACGCTGGAGATAGCCGGCGTAGATGTCGGTCCGAGAGCGCTTTGGATTACGGGTGCGATGTTCTTGATTAATTTGCTCGTGGTAGGAGTGTTTTTCAAGCAATTTAAAATCACTTCCTTTGATCCCGCACTGGCGGCTTCGCTAGGTATTCCGGTTGTTTTTTTTCACTATCTGCTGATGAGTCTCGTCTCGCTTACGACAGTGGCATCGTTTGAGAGCGTGGGTGCGATTCTGGTGGTAGGAATGCTCGTGGTACCGCCTCTTACGGCTTATCTGCTGACGGAGAAGTTATCCCGTATGATTGTGTACAGCGTCGGGTTGGGGGCGATCAGTTCGGTAGCAGGCTTTTACATAGCAAGTGTACTGGATGCCTCTATTGCCGCATGTATGCTGTGTGTATCAGGTTTGCTGTTGCTGTTGGCCTTTCTCTTTTCCCCGTTCCATGGGGTGGTGTGGCAAAAGTTGTTCCAGCAACGAGGACTGGTTCGTGAAGACAGCAAGTAA